From a region of the Desulfomonile tiedjei genome:
- a CDS encoding MerR family transcriptional regulator yields MKISELVKQTQVSKETIHYYIREGLLPRPRKLGKNVADYNESYVERIRIIKEFQDHCFLPLSVIKKILKYEKGSPEREWYLQLHTDYFRPVDKLLPTEIAGEQDFRKATGLGRRWLAKMEEWRIITPQIRNDQKIYSQDDLTLGKVVVDMDRIGLGPKDGFDPEALKFYSDLFRDIVVMSHRYYRQAGSGQLSASEYAMRSVQAREIMSVFFYHLYRKLSREEHEKMPFLPVNGKTEGSVQAKISFSSR; encoded by the coding sequence GTGAAGATCAGCGAGCTGGTTAAACAGACCCAGGTGTCCAAGGAGACCATCCACTACTACATCCGCGAGGGCCTTCTCCCGCGACCCCGGAAACTGGGGAAGAACGTCGCCGACTATAACGAAAGCTATGTGGAGCGAATTCGCATTATCAAGGAATTCCAGGACCACTGCTTTCTCCCGCTATCTGTGATCAAAAAAATTCTCAAATACGAGAAGGGCTCCCCGGAAAGGGAATGGTACCTCCAACTTCACACCGACTACTTTCGCCCTGTGGACAAGCTTCTCCCCACCGAGATAGCGGGAGAACAAGATTTCCGGAAAGCCACGGGCTTGGGTCGGCGGTGGCTGGCCAAGATGGAGGAATGGCGTATCATAACCCCCCAGATCCGAAACGATCAAAAAATCTATTCCCAGGATGACCTCACGTTGGGGAAGGTCGTCGTGGACATGGACAGGATCGGACTGGGACCTAAGGACGGTTTTGACCCTGAGGCGTTAAAATTTTACAGCGATTTGTTCCGTGATATCGTGGTCATGAGCCATAGATATTACAGGCAAGCGGGGTCGGGGCAGCTTTCGGCTTCTGAATATGCCATGCGATCGGTACAAGCGAGGGAGATAATGAGTGTTTTCTTCTACCATCTCTATCGAAAACTCTCTCGCGAAGAACACGAGAAAATGCCTTTCTTGCCCGTGAATGGCAAAACGGAGGGGAGCGTACAGGCTAAAATATCATTCTCTTCCCGATAG
- a CDS encoding long-chain fatty acid--CoA ligase: MESRPWQRHYDYNVPFTIRYPRIPLHDLIGIPSNSYPDKAALNFFGTEITFWELRLLVLRMANALAKLGVQKGDKVGMNLPNCPQYLIANYAALSLGAVVVNLNPMYTTAELKHAADKTGMTTLFTFDMVLPNIRALCQEVEIQRVIVTKVTDYITGLGQSTKESLELEPKWYHFSELLDGCTETRRPRVQVNPEDPCMIQFTGGTTGVPKAAVLTHANLVAATFQCALWGSSTTTLTPPERRSVVAVLPYFHVYGNIVVMNWAMLNCATQIVIPRFQIDEIMGTLENFKEITFFPAVPTMITAIINHPKAAEMDLGKKLGLLNSGAAPMPQELIEQVKDMGIFFSEGWGMSETTSLGVANPIMGMKKVGSIGVPFPDTDIRIVDVEQGVEDVKPGEPGELLIKSPLIMREYYRNPEETAGQIKDGWLSTGDIVVRDEDDYLFVVDRKKDMVIAGGFNIYPREIDEVLYQHPKVLDAVSVGIADEYRGETMKAYVVLKPGETASGDEIIAFCKEKLATYKVPKLVEFRDALPKSAVGKVLRKILRAEEEAKRKA; this comes from the coding sequence ATGGAGTCCAGGCCCTGGCAGCGGCACTACGACTACAACGTCCCCTTCACAATCCGATACCCTCGGATCCCACTCCACGATTTGATCGGTATCCCATCGAATTCTTACCCCGACAAAGCAGCCCTCAACTTCTTCGGGACCGAGATAACCTTCTGGGAGCTACGCCTACTGGTGTTGCGCATGGCGAACGCCCTGGCAAAGCTGGGCGTGCAGAAGGGAGACAAGGTCGGGATGAACCTGCCCAACTGCCCCCAGTACCTCATCGCCAACTACGCGGCTCTCTCTTTAGGGGCTGTGGTGGTGAACCTGAACCCCATGTACACGACGGCGGAACTAAAGCACGCTGCTGACAAGACCGGGATGACAACCCTCTTCACCTTCGACATGGTCCTACCCAACATCCGCGCGCTTTGCCAAGAGGTAGAAATCCAGCGAGTGATAGTGACCAAGGTGACCGACTACATCACCGGGCTCGGCCAGAGCACAAAGGAAAGTCTGGAACTGGAACCGAAGTGGTATCATTTCTCGGAGTTGCTGGACGGCTGCACGGAGACGCGGCGCCCGCGAGTGCAAGTGAACCCCGAGGACCCTTGCATGATTCAATTCACCGGAGGAACCACGGGCGTCCCCAAGGCCGCGGTTCTCACCCATGCCAACCTCGTCGCCGCCACCTTCCAGTGCGCGCTGTGGGGCTCTTCAACCACTACTCTCACGCCTCCGGAACGTCGCTCTGTGGTGGCTGTGCTCCCGTACTTTCACGTTTACGGGAACATCGTCGTCATGAATTGGGCCATGCTCAACTGCGCCACCCAAATAGTTATCCCCCGGTTCCAGATCGACGAGATCATGGGCACCCTCGAGAACTTTAAAGAGATCACTTTCTTTCCCGCTGTCCCGACTATGATTACGGCGATTATCAACCATCCCAAAGCCGCGGAGATGGATCTCGGCAAAAAGCTGGGTCTCCTGAATTCGGGCGCGGCGCCAATGCCCCAGGAACTCATCGAACAGGTCAAGGACATGGGCATTTTCTTCAGCGAAGGTTGGGGGATGAGCGAGACAACCTCCTTGGGAGTCGCCAACCCCATCATGGGTATGAAGAAGGTAGGCAGCATCGGCGTACCGTTTCCGGACACCGATATCCGGATCGTGGACGTGGAGCAAGGAGTGGAAGACGTCAAGCCGGGTGAGCCGGGTGAGCTGCTAATAAAGAGCCCCCTGATCATGAGGGAGTACTATCGCAATCCGGAGGAGACTGCCGGACAGATCAAAGACGGATGGCTGAGTACCGGTGACATTGTGGTCCGTGACGAAGACGATTATCTATTCGTTGTGGATCGCAAGAAAGATATGGTTATTGCCGGTGGATTCAACATATATCCCCGAGAGATCGACGAGGTGCTCTACCAACATCCCAAGGTGTTGGATGCTGTATCCGTAGGCATCGCGGACGAGTACCGGGGTGAGACAATGAAGGCTTACGTCGTGCTAAAGCCGGGAGAAACCGCGAGCGGTGACGAAATCATCGCTTTTTGCAAGGAGAAACTCGCCACCTATAAGGTGCCCAAGTTAGTGGAGTTCCGGGACGCCCTCCCCAAGTCCGCGGTCGGCAAGGTCCTCCGCAAGATCCTGAGGGCCGAGGAAGAGGCGAAGCGGAAGGCCTAA